A single window of Entomoplasma ellychniae DNA harbors:
- the ptsP gene encoding phosphoenolpyruvate--protein phosphotransferase, whose amino-acid sequence MGKKLKGIGASEGLAVAKALVLNEEEIKISKTKINDITSEINKLEKAILASVDDLEKLRVSTLDKLGEEKAAIFDAHKQIAADPAMKDEMVSLITNDKVSADFAADKITNNYYEMFASMDDEYFKERSADIKDVANRIIKHILNIKIVDLSTISEEVIIVAEDLTPSQTAQLNKKFVKGFATNIGGRTSHAAIMARSLEIPAVLGLRTITNDVKTNELISLDGKSGIVEIELTDEDIKNYQTASDNFIKEKAELLKFKNEASKTKDGIKKLIEANIGSPSDVNSVIENGGEGIGLFRSEFLYMDNDHFPTEDEQYESYKKVVDAMEGKIVVIRTLDIGGDKKLSYFEFPHEMNPFLGYRAIRFTLDRKDIFKDQLRALLRASAHGELGIMFPMIATVDEFLRAKAVVEECKLELKSEGIKYDENVLVGMMVEIPAAAVNADKFSKHADFFSIGTNDLIQYSMAADRMSENVSYLYQPLNPAILKLISLTIEGAHKNNKWVGMCGEMAGDIQALPILVGLGLDAFSMSASSILQARCLMSKITMKEAKELSIKALECEDTDEVIKLVDNFIEGI is encoded by the coding sequence ATGGGTAAAAAATTAAAAGGAATTGGGGCAAGCGAAGGCCTAGCTGTTGCTAAAGCACTTGTTTTAAATGAAGAAGAAATTAAAATATCAAAAACTAAAATTAATGATATTACAAGTGAAATAAATAAATTAGAAAAAGCTATTTTAGCATCAGTTGATGATTTAGAAAAATTGAGGGTTTCAACACTTGATAAATTAGGAGAAGAAAAAGCAGCTATTTTTGATGCTCATAAACAAATAGCTGCTGATCCTGCTATGAAAGATGAAATGGTAAGTTTAATTACAAATGATAAAGTATCTGCGGACTTTGCTGCTGATAAAATTACTAACAATTATTATGAAATGTTTGCTTCAATGGATGATGAGTACTTCAAAGAAAGAAGTGCCGACATCAAAGATGTTGCCAATAGAATTATTAAACATATTTTAAATATTAAAATAGTTGATTTATCAACAATCAGTGAAGAAGTAATTATTGTTGCAGAAGATTTAACACCTTCTCAAACTGCACAATTGAATAAAAAGTTTGTTAAAGGTTTTGCAACCAATATTGGAGGAAGAACTTCTCATGCTGCAATTATGGCTAGAAGTTTAGAAATACCTGCAGTTTTAGGATTAAGAACTATTACAAATGATGTTAAAACTAATGAACTAATATCATTAGATGGTAAATCAGGGATTGTTGAAATAGAGTTAACTGATGAAGATATCAAAAATTATCAAACAGCTTCTGATAACTTTATTAAAGAAAAAGCTGAGTTATTAAAGTTTAAAAATGAAGCTTCAAAAACTAAAGATGGAATTAAAAAACTAATTGAAGCAAATATCGGTTCTCCTAGTGATGTTAATTCAGTTATTGAGAATGGTGGAGAAGGAATAGGATTATTTAGATCTGAATTTTTATACATGGATAATGATCATTTCCCAACAGAAGATGAACAATATGAATCATATAAAAAAGTTGTTGATGCTATGGAAGGAAAAATTGTAGTTATTCGAACATTGGATATTGGTGGTGATAAAAAATTATCATACTTTGAATTCCCTCATGAAATGAACCCATTTTTAGGGTATAGAGCTATTAGATTTACTTTAGACAGAAAAGACATTTTTAAAGATCAATTAAGAGCGTTATTAAGAGCTAGTGCACATGGTGAATTAGGGATTATGTTCCCAATGATAGCAACTGTTGATGAATTTTTAAGAGCAAAAGCGGTTGTTGAAGAGTGTAAGCTTGAATTAAAATCTGAGGGTATTAAATATGATGAAAATGTTCTAGTAGGAATGATGGTAGAAATACCAGCAGCTGCAGTTAATGCAGATAAATTTAGTAAACATGCTGATTTCTTTTCTATAGGAACTAATGATTTAATTCAATACTCAATGGCAGCTGACCGTATGAGCGAAAATGTTTCATACTTATATCAACCTTTGAACCCGGCGATCTTAAAACTAATATCATTAACTATTGAAGGTGCTCATAAAAATAATAAGTGAGTAGGTATGTGTGGAGAAATGGCTGGGGATATTCAAGCATTGCCAATTTTAGTGGGTTTAGGATTAGATGCATTTTCAATGAGTGCAAGTTCAATTTTACAAGCAAGATGTTTAATGAGCAAAATTACAATGAAAGAAGCTAAAGAACTATCAATTAAAGCTTTAGAGTGTGAAGACACTGATGAAGTTATTAAATTGGTTGATAACTTTATCGAAGGTATATAA
- a CDS encoding SemiSWEET family sugar transporter, which translates to MIFLTENIDNIKATAAIFGYIGSVLASVFLIPQVYKVIKTKSIKDVSMVMTLIILFGTLIWLTYGILSGISSGWLLALPVIISNAAQLICSLILIILKLIYMGKINLVKNNKGEK; encoded by the coding sequence ATGATTTTTTTAACTGAAAACATAGATAACATAAAAGCGACTGCAGCAATATTTGGGTATATAGGTTCAGTATTGGCGTCTGTTTTTTTAATACCACAAGTATATAAAGTTATTAAAACAAAAAGCATAAAAGATGTTTCAATGGTCATGACATTAATTATTTTGTTTGGTACTTTAATATGACTTACTTATGGAATTTTATCAGGGATTTCAAGCGGGTGATTATTAGCTTTACCAGTTATAATTTCAAATGCGGCTCAATTAATTTGTTCTTTGATACTAATTATATTAAAACTAATATATATGGGGAAAATTAATTTAGTTAAAAACAACAAAGGAGAAAAATAA
- the nadE gene encoding NAD(+) synthase produces the protein MSLNKYLDYLVEWIQQEVKKANLDGVVVGISGGIDSAVVACLAKKAFPNNYQTVWMPIESSDEDFKCKQELIEQCGFKSIEVDLKPTYFTFCGAIDASNTPNHKLAKANAKARLRMTTLYTVAQTNNYLVLGTDNKDEWHIGYFTKFGDGGVDMVPLVHLLKREVRQAAKILNVPDSIIKRPPTASLWEGQTDESELGFSYDILDDYLIGLEVKPEVKTKIDHLHKISDHKRKGAVAPLEFKR, from the coding sequence ATGAGTTTAAACAAATATTTAGATTACTTAGTTGAATGAATTCAACAAGAAGTTAAAAAAGCAAATCTGGACGGTGTTGTTGTTGGAATTAGTGGTGGAATTGATTCTGCAGTTGTTGCATGTTTGGCTAAAAAAGCATTTCCAAATAACTATCAAACAGTTTGAATGCCAATAGAGTCAAGCGATGAAGATTTTAAATGTAAACAAGAGTTAATAGAACAATGTGGTTTTAAATCAATTGAAGTTGATTTAAAACCAACTTATTTCACCTTTTGTGGTGCAATTGATGCTTCAAATACCCCAAATCATAAATTAGCTAAAGCAAATGCAAAAGCAAGATTAAGAATGACAACATTGTATACAGTAGCACAAACTAATAACTATTTAGTTTTAGGAACTGATAATAAAGATGAATGACATATTGGATATTTTACTAAGTTTGGTGATGGTGGGGTTGATATGGTTCCATTAGTACACTTACTAAAAAGAGAAGTTAGACAAGCAGCTAAAATATTGAATGTTCCTGATTCAATTATTAAAAGACCCCCAACAGCAAGTTTGTGAGAAGGTCAAACTGACGAAAGCGAACTTGGTTTTTCATATGATATATTAGATGATTATTTAATTGGATTAGAAGTTAAACCAGAAGTGAAAACAAAAATTGATCATTTACACAAAATAAGTGATCATAAAAGAAAAGGTGCTGTTGCTCCTTTGGAATTTAAAAGGTAA
- a CDS encoding type III pantothenate kinase: MIKLLIDVGNTTTHCKWYDSQNNCFIKETIFMTKNVLQDETKVVFESHYDQLIYSSVVKKIEEKIKQKENKAYSIFDFKKISQNDFVYPIDQLGQDFIANFYGWKTSNGIIVSLGTATTFMIIKDSKMIGAIISPGIESSFKGLIDSADALEFNFYQEVKWENNTKGLWTKQAINKGVVNGHWYMIKGLIKEIKKEHNIKDVILTGGYADLLIQNKYNVNKNLIFEGIINISS, from the coding sequence ATGATTAAACTTTTAATTGATGTTGGAAATACCACAACACATTGTAAATGATATGATAGCCAAAATAATTGTTTTATTAAAGAAACAATATTTATGACCAAAAATGTTTTACAAGATGAAACTAAAGTTGTTTTTGAATCTCACTATGATCAATTAATTTATTCTTCAGTTGTAAAAAAAATAGAAGAAAAAATTAAACAAAAAGAAAACAAAGCTTATTCTATTTTTGATTTTAAAAAAATCAGTCAAAATGATTTTGTTTATCCAATAGATCAATTAGGACAAGATTTTATTGCTAATTTTTACGGATGAAAAACCTCTAATGGGATTATTGTAAGTTTGGGAACGGCTACCACTTTTATGATAATTAAAGACTCTAAAATGATTGGAGCTATCATTTCCCCAGGCATTGAATCTAGTTTTAAAGGTTTAATTGATAGTGCTGATGCTTTAGAATTCAACTTTTATCAAGAAGTAAAATGAGAAAATAATACTAAAGGTTTGTGAACTAAACAAGCTATAAACAAAGGAGTTGTTAATGGTCATTGATATATGATTAAAGGTTTAATTAAAGAAATTAAAAAGGAACACAATATTAAAGATGTTATTTTAACTGGTGGATATGCTGATTTATTAATTCAAAATAAATACAATGTAAATAAAAATTTAATTTTTGAAGGAATTATAAACATATCAAGTTAA
- the nrdE gene encoding class 1b ribonucleoside-diphosphate reductase subunit alpha yields the protein MEEKKINTLTGTSESDEYISLNARTRLMDTTVDNYAFDIDAAKSYLKHHVEPRLMKFSSVKERIEYLIKNDYYDAEIINKYTIEQIEELTDQAYGYKREYTSFMGALKFYNSYALKTFDGNQYLENIEDRSLMNALFLANGNFALAKKTLKQLVLGRFQPATPTYLNAGKKQRGEYVSCYLLRVEDNMESICRAVTTSLQLSKRGGGVALCLTNVRELGAPIKKIENQATGVVPIMKILEDSFSYANQLGQRQGAGAVYINAHHPDVLTFLDTKRENADEKIRIKSLSLGLVIPDITFELAQKNEEMALFSPYDVEKVYGKAFSDISVTKEYNNMLKNDNIKKTFISARKLFLTIAELHFESGYPYILFDDTVNNNNAHAAIGRIVMSNLCSEIAQVSTPSTYNDDLSYVSKGDDICCNLGSLNIAKVMEAGEDFGEVINSSVKALDLVSRTSDLSSAPSVEQGNKKNHAVGLGAMNLHGFLATNFVWYNSPEAVDFTNIFFYVMAYHAFKTSHELALEFGAFVDFEKTTFATGAYFDKYTKCANDKWKPETEKVKELFAQYNVKIPTQQDWKQLVELIKKDGMANSHLMAVAPTGSISYLSSCTPSLQPIVSAVEVRKEGKLGRVYVPAYKINQENMSYYAIGAYEMGPYPIIDIVAAAQQHVDQAISLTLFMTDQVTTRDLNKAYIYAFKKKCASIYYIRIRQDVLDYTENYECDSCTI from the coding sequence ATGGAAGAAAAAAAAATAAACACGTTAACAGGTACAAGCGAATCAGATGAATACATTTCTTTAAATGCTAGAACTAGATTAATGGATACAACAGTTGATAATTATGCTTTTGATATAGACGCTGCAAAATCTTATTTAAAACATCATGTTGAGCCAAGACTAATGAAATTTAGTTCAGTAAAAGAAAGAATTGAATACTTGATTAAAAACGATTACTATGATGCTGAAATAATTAATAAGTACACAATTGAACAAATTGAAGAGTTAACAGATCAAGCATATGGATATAAAAGAGAATATACAAGTTTTATGGGTGCTTTGAAGTTTTATAATTCTTATGCTCTAAAAACTTTTGATGGAAATCAATATTTAGAAAATATTGAAGATAGATCTTTAATGAATGCTTTATTTTTAGCAAATGGTAATTTTGCATTAGCTAAAAAAACTTTAAAACAATTAGTTTTAGGGCGTTTTCAACCAGCTACACCAACATATTTAAATGCTGGTAAAAAACAAAGAGGAGAATATGTTTCATGTTATTTATTAAGAGTAGAAGATAATATGGAATCAATTTGTAGAGCTGTAACAACTTCTTTACAGTTATCAAAAAGAGGCGGGGGTGTTGCTTTGTGTCTAACAAATGTTAGAGAATTAGGAGCACCAATTAAAAAAATCGAAAACCAAGCAACAGGCGTTGTGCCAATTATGAAAATTTTAGAAGATTCATTTTCATATGCTAATCAATTAGGTCAAAGACAAGGTGCAGGAGCTGTTTACATTAATGCTCATCACCCTGATGTATTAACTTTTTTAGATACTAAAAGAGAAAATGCTGATGAAAAAATTAGAATTAAATCACTATCTTTAGGTTTAGTAATTCCCGACATAACTTTTGAGCTTGCTCAAAAAAATGAAGAAATGGCATTATTTAGTCCTTATGATGTTGAAAAAGTTTATGGTAAAGCATTTTCAGATATTTCAGTTACTAAAGAATATAACAATATGCTAAAAAATGACAATATTAAAAAAACTTTTATTAGCGCAAGAAAATTATTTTTAACTATTGCTGAATTGCATTTTGAAAGTGGTTATCCTTATATACTATTTGATGACACTGTAAATAATAATAACGCACATGCTGCAATCGGAAGAATTGTTATGAGTAACTTATGTAGTGAAATAGCACAAGTAAGCACACCATCAACATATAATGATGATCTATCATATGTTTCAAAAGGAGACGACATTTGTTGTAATTTAGGTAGTTTAAATATAGCAAAAGTTATGGAAGCGGGAGAAGATTTTGGTGAAGTTATTAATAGCTCTGTTAAAGCATTAGATCTTGTTTCAAGAACGAGTGATTTATCAAGTGCACCATCAGTTGAACAAGGTAACAAAAAAAATCATGCTGTTGGTTTAGGAGCAATGAATCTTCATGGATTTTTAGCAACAAATTTTGTTTGATACAATTCACCAGAAGCTGTTGATTTTACAAATATTTTCTTTTATGTAATGGCTTATCATGCTTTTAAAACTTCTCATGAGTTAGCATTAGAATTTGGGGCATTTGTTGATTTTGAAAAAACTACATTTGCAACTGGTGCATATTTTGATAAATATACAAAATGTGCAAATGATAAGTGAAAACCAGAGACTGAAAAAGTTAAAGAACTGTTTGCACAATATAATGTAAAAATCCCTACTCAACAAGATTGAAAACAATTGGTTGAATTAATTAAAAAGGATGGAATGGCTAATTCACATTTAATGGCTGTTGCTCCCACTGGATCAATTAGTTACTTATCATCATGTACTCCAAGTTTACAACCGATTGTTTCTGCTGTTGAAGTTAGAAAAGAAGGAAAACTAGGAAGAGTTTATGTGCCTGCTTACAAAATTAATCAAGAAAATATGTCATATTATGCAATTGGTGCATATGAAATGGGCCCTTACCCAATTATTGATATTGTAGCTGCTGCTCAACAACATGTTGATCAAGCTATATCATTAACTTTATTTATGACTGATCAAGTTACAACGCGTGACTTAAATAAGGCTTATATTTATGCGTTTAAGAAAAAATGTGCTTCAATTTACTATATTCGTATTAGACAAGATGTTTTAGATTATACTGAAAATTATGAATGTGATTCATGTACAATATAA
- a CDS encoding NCS2 family permease, whose product MNNSLDQELEFEVKSKAQKEETKISNNPIARFFKFNDLQTTFKKEIIGGVSTFLAMVYILSVEPNILKSSPSIVEGESNMNFDGIFLATALVVFLATMTQALWSRAPIALAPSMGLNAMFTYNVAGAGLGFEGAMLCVMLSSAFFTLIAITPVRKIIVGSMPESLKLIIGVGVGFFIAYVGFNSMGFFKVEGGLPVAEMGHILTYYPAMIIGLIVLIGSIILYKKGNIAPIAIMILCGLVVSVILGSTLKSEAFEKSFGSANIKNLKWDFIVLFNGFGSNIKNAYNQMGNNEIWSNPTFYLSIVILAMLNFFDATATITTIAKQVEVINNKEYKIPNSALILDAASGVVGGGIGTSHVGSFIESAVGVSQGAKSGFANIITALLFLIAIPLYPIFKMVPSCVTGAAAAFIGVLMINSIREIEWEKPEFALAGVFGILFMITTFNIANGIAFAFIFYTVGLISTGRTKEVSITVWVLDVTFIIYFIGLAFIQIN is encoded by the coding sequence ATGAATAATTCATTAGACCAAGAATTAGAATTTGAAGTAAAATCCAAAGCTCAAAAAGAAGAAACAAAAATTTCTAATAATCCCATTGCTAGATTTTTTAAGTTTAATGATCTTCAAACCACTTTTAAAAAAGAAATTATTGGTGGTGTTAGTACATTTTTAGCAATGGTTTATATTTTATCAGTTGAGCCAAATATTTTAAAAAGTTCACCTTCAATAGTAGAAGGTGAATCTAATATGAATTTTGATGGTATATTTTTAGCAACGGCTTTAGTAGTTTTTTTAGCCACTATGACTCAAGCATTATGATCAAGAGCCCCAATAGCTTTAGCACCAAGCATGGGACTAAATGCAATGTTTACATACAATGTTGCAGGAGCTGGTTTAGGATTTGAAGGAGCTATGCTATGTGTTATGTTATCATCTGCATTTTTTACTTTAATTGCAATCACACCTGTTAGAAAAATAATAGTGGGGTCTATGCCAGAATCACTTAAATTAATAATTGGTGTTGGTGTTGGATTCTTTATTGCTTATGTTGGTTTTAACAGTATGGGGTTCTTTAAAGTTGAAGGCGGATTACCAGTAGCTGAGATGGGTCATATATTAACTTATTATCCAGCTATGATAATAGGATTAATTGTTTTAATTGGATCAATTATTTTATATAAAAAAGGTAATATAGCCCCAATTGCCATTATGATTTTGTGTGGGTTGGTGGTATCTGTTATATTAGGCTCAACTTTAAAAAGTGAAGCTTTTGAAAAATCGTTTGGTTCTGCTAATATTAAAAATTTAAAATGAGATTTCATTGTTTTATTCAATGGTTTTGGGTCAAATATCAAAAATGCATATAACCAAATGGGAAATAATGAAATTTGAAGTAATCCAACATTTTACTTATCTATAGTTATATTAGCTATGTTAAACTTTTTTGATGCAACAGCCACTATTACAACAATTGCAAAACAAGTAGAAGTAATTAATAATAAAGAATATAAAATCCCTAATTCAGCTCTTATTTTAGATGCAGCTTCAGGAGTTGTTGGTGGAGGAATTGGAACTTCACATGTAGGATCTTTTATTGAAAGTGCTGTTGGTGTTTCACAAGGAGCTAAATCAGGTTTTGCTAATATAATTACAGCATTACTATTTTTAATAGCCATTCCTCTTTATCCAATTTTTAAAATGGTGCCATCATGTGTAACTGGTGCTGCAGCAGCATTTATAGGTGTATTGATGATTAATTCAATTAGAGAAATTGAATGAGAAAAACCCGAGTTTGCGCTTGCAGGTGTATTTGGAATATTATTTATGATAACAACATTTAATATTGCAAATGGAATTGCTTTTGCTTTTATATTCTATACTGTTGGATTAATATCAACAGGTAGAACTAAAGAAGTTTCTATAACTGTTTGAGTTCTTGACGTTACTTTTATAATTTATTTTATAGGTCTTGCCTTTATACAAATAAATTAA
- the obgE gene encoding GTPase ObgE, with the protein MKFIDTAKFKIRAGDGGNGAVSFRHELYVANGGPNGGDGGNGGSVLFLADGGKHSLLDLKLQKMIVAKDGEKGDIKNMHGAQGKDTIIRVPIGTLLINEKTGEILADLDEEKKQVLVAKGGKGGKGNARFANSRNKAPTIFEAGEPGEHFYVKAELKVLADVGFVGLPNAGKSTMLRAISNSKPEVADYAFTTLNPQLGVAKAVNGETFIVADLPGLIDGASLGKGLGHQFLKHIERCRVICHIIDMSGNYGQEDIIKNYELIRNELKRYNYKLDKRPEIIVLNKMDTDEAKINAMDDSIKEFFKDKKVVFTAGIKKENTQELLIMITEELKTAKYIPLWEVEKDIYDGVKVYKLEEVPEDIQIVNKGNGRWEVKGDTIYKIFQKFPISTDDNLLLFNEKLKKTGVYNMLRERGVQGKDIVKVIDYELEWMD; encoded by the coding sequence ATGAAATTTATTGATACAGCCAAATTTAAAATAAGGGCAGGTGATGGTGGTAATGGCGCTGTCAGTTTTCGTCATGAACTTTATGTTGCAAATGGTGGCCCTAATGGTGGAGATGGTGGAAACGGTGGTTCTGTTTTATTTTTAGCTGATGGTGGTAAACACTCATTACTTGATCTAAAATTGCAAAAAATGATTGTTGCAAAAGATGGTGAAAAAGGCGATATCAAAAATATGCATGGTGCGCAAGGTAAAGACACTATTATTAGAGTTCCAATTGGGACACTTTTAATTAATGAAAAAACAGGTGAAATATTAGCTGATTTAGACGAAGAAAAAAAACAAGTTCTTGTTGCCAAGGGGGGTAAAGGTGGAAAAGGAAATGCAAGATTTGCAAATTCTAGAAACAAAGCCCCAACAATATTTGAAGCTGGAGAACCAGGAGAACATTTTTATGTAAAAGCAGAACTTAAAGTTTTAGCTGATGTTGGTTTTGTTGGATTGCCAAATGCTGGTAAATCAACAATGCTAAGAGCAATATCAAATTCTAAACCAGAAGTAGCAGATTATGCTTTTACAACATTAAATCCGCAATTAGGTGTAGCTAAAGCTGTAAATGGTGAAACATTTATAGTAGCTGATCTTCCAGGTTTAATTGATGGTGCTAGTCTTGGGAAAGGACTTGGTCATCAATTCTTAAAACATATTGAAAGATGTAGGGTTATTTGTCACATAATTGATATGAGCGGAAATTATGGCCAAGAAGACATAATCAAAAATTATGAATTAATTAGAAATGAATTAAAACGATATAATTATAAATTAGATAAAAGACCTGAAATTATTGTTCTTAATAAAATGGACACTGATGAAGCAAAGATTAATGCTATGGATGACTCAATAAAAGAATTTTTTAAAGATAAAAAAGTAGTTTTCACAGCAGGTATTAAAAAAGAAAATACCCAAGAGTTATTAATAATGATTACAGAAGAATTAAAAACAGCAAAATACATTCCATTATGAGAAGTGGAAAAAGATATATATGACGGTGTTAAGGTTTATAAACTTGAAGAAGTTCCAGAAGATATCCAAATCGTTAATAAAGGCAATGGAAGATGAGAAGTTAAAGGGGATACTATATATAAGATATTTCAAAAATTCCCAATATCAACTGATGACAACTTGTTGCTATTTAATGAAAAGTTAAAAAAAACAGGTGTTTACAATATGTTACGTGAGCGTGGAGTTCAAGGAAAAGATATTGTTAAAGTAATTGACTATGAACTTGAATGAATGGATTAA